One segment of Prionailurus bengalensis isolate Pbe53 chromosome D4, Fcat_Pben_1.1_paternal_pri, whole genome shotgun sequence DNA contains the following:
- the TXNDC8 gene encoding thioredoxin domain-containing protein 8 isoform X3 produces the protein MVQIIKDMDEFSRFLKAAGCKLVVVEFSAKWCGPCKRIYPLVHELAQTYHIRSVPTFQMFKQTQKGSISMARPVSELRPHQEWALDSSQANLNPTRANPRMWLKQLGKAFSFRFHWICLNLGRYEAEGTTASCMKLKVLQREPENEATIQ, from the exons ATGGTTCAGATTATTAAAGACATG GATGAATTTAGCAGATTTTTGAAAGCTGCTGGATGCAAACTTGTGGTGGTTGAATTTTCAGCAAAATGGTGTGGTCCTTGCAAAAGGATTTATCCTCTTGTCCAT gaGTTGGCCCAAACTTATCACATCAGATCAGTACCCACATTTCAGATGTTCAAGCAAACCCAGAAG GGCTCCATCTCCATGGCTAGACCTGTGAGTGAACTTCGTCCCCATCAGGAATGGGCCCTTGACTCCAGTCAAGCCAATCTAAACCCAACCAGAGCTAATCCTAGGATGTGGCTTAAGCAGCTAGGTAAAGCCTTCTCTTTTCGATTTCATTGGATTTGTTTGAACTTGGGAAGATATGAAGCTGAAGGTACTACAGCTAGCTGTATGAAGCTGAAGGTTCTACAGAGAGAACCTGAAAATGAAGCCACCATACAATGA